A window of Ruania suaedae contains these coding sequences:
- a CDS encoding N-acyl-D-amino-acid deacylase family protein, with amino-acid sequence MAPAALTITGALVVDGSGEEPRHATVQVHEGRITAVEPPAAAAATTTGGEVVEAGGLVLAPGFIDMHAHSDLALVSGAHAEAKLAEGVTTQVIGQDGLGYAPMDDASAAQLRRQIAGWNGDHPLDWRSMADFLDVLDAGAPTHAAVLTPHGNLRLLAMGNDRRAPQDSELDRMTGLLRESLAAGSAGLSMGLTYAPGMYARTEELTALCEVVAEAGGYISPHTRSYGAGALEAFAEMIELGRRTGVRMHLTHATMNFPLNAGRGADLLRLVDEARADGVEVSMDTYPYLAGATTLSALLPGWVSEGGPDATLHRIAEPRTRRRILTELDETGSDGAHGVPVDWSAIEISGTGQESLRDRVGRRVSELARHEGRPPAEVALDLMSADDLATTILMHVGHEENVRAIMRHPWHCGGSDGILVGEKPHPRARGTFGRYLGRYVRELGVLSLAEAVRHLSATPARVVGLDDRGTIRPGAVADLVLLDPEAIRDTATYDDPRGLTHGVRRVWLEGRPAWHDGAVLDARAGHALRLR; translated from the coding sequence ATGGCACCCGCAGCATTGACGATCACCGGGGCGCTCGTCGTCGACGGCAGCGGCGAGGAGCCCCGGCACGCCACCGTGCAGGTGCACGAGGGGCGGATCACCGCGGTCGAGCCGCCGGCCGCCGCAGCGGCAACCACCACCGGCGGTGAGGTGGTCGAGGCCGGCGGGCTGGTGCTCGCGCCGGGCTTCATCGACATGCACGCTCACAGCGACCTGGCGCTGGTCTCCGGCGCGCACGCCGAGGCCAAGCTGGCCGAGGGCGTCACCACGCAGGTGATCGGCCAGGACGGGTTGGGCTATGCCCCGATGGACGATGCCTCGGCGGCCCAGCTGCGCCGTCAGATCGCCGGCTGGAACGGCGACCACCCGCTCGACTGGCGCTCGATGGCCGACTTCCTGGACGTCCTCGACGCCGGCGCGCCCACCCACGCCGCGGTGCTCACCCCGCACGGCAACCTCCGGCTGCTGGCGATGGGCAACGACCGGCGCGCCCCGCAGGACAGCGAGCTGGACCGGATGACCGGGCTGCTGCGCGAGAGCCTGGCCGCCGGCTCCGCCGGCCTGTCCATGGGCCTGACCTACGCGCCCGGGATGTACGCCCGGACCGAGGAGCTGACCGCGCTGTGCGAGGTGGTCGCCGAGGCCGGCGGTTACATCAGCCCGCACACCCGCAGCTACGGTGCCGGGGCGCTCGAGGCCTTCGCGGAGATGATCGAGCTGGGCCGGCGCACCGGCGTGCGCATGCATCTGACCCACGCCACCATGAATTTCCCGCTGAACGCCGGCCGGGGCGCCGACCTGCTCCGACTCGTCGACGAGGCCCGTGCGGACGGCGTGGAGGTCTCGATGGACACCTACCCCTATCTCGCCGGCGCCACCACGCTGAGCGCGCTCCTGCCCGGCTGGGTGAGCGAGGGTGGGCCGGACGCCACCCTGCACCGCATCGCCGAGCCACGCACTCGCCGGCGGATCCTCACCGAGCTCGACGAGACCGGCTCCGACGGTGCCCACGGCGTGCCGGTGGACTGGTCGGCGATCGAGATCTCCGGCACCGGGCAGGAGTCTCTGCGCGACCGGGTGGGCCGCCGGGTCAGCGAGCTGGCCAGGCACGAGGGCCGCCCGCCGGCCGAGGTGGCGCTGGACCTGATGAGCGCCGACGACCTCGCCACCACGATCCTCATGCACGTGGGCCACGAGGAGAATGTGCGTGCGATCATGCGCCATCCGTGGCACTGCGGCGGCTCGGACGGCATCCTCGTCGGCGAGAAGCCGCACCCGCGCGCCCGGGGCACCTTCGGGCGCTACCTGGGCCGGTACGTGCGCGAGCTCGGCGTACTCTCCCTGGCCGAGGCGGTCCGGCACCTGAGCGCCACTCCGGCCCGGGTGGTCGGTCTGGACGACCGCGGCACGATCCGGCCCGGGGCGGTGGCCGACCTGGTGCTGCTCGATCCCGAGGCGATCCGCGACACCGCCACCTACGACGATCCCCGGGGGCTGACCCATGGCGTCCGCCGGGTCTGGCTGGAGGGCCGGCCGGCCTGGCACGACGGCGCCGTGCTGGACGCACGCGCAGGACACGCGCTGCGGCTGCGCTGA
- a CDS encoding glycoside hydrolase 5 family protein has product MPALPDASPTAPTPRFGANWVPSHDWMFQWMAIEPDAVRRDFEALAGLGLDHVRVFPLWPVLQPNRTLIRARALDDIRLVADLAAELGLDISVDVIQGHMSGFDFVPAWLVNWHEGNMFTDPAAVQAQADLVAAVYDCVRDAPNLIGLTLGNELNQFQPPNPAAMPADTSQVTHWLTSLLEAPRDPEPGHLITHSENDHLWYRDGHPFVPTHASRLGDVTTVHSWIFNGTAARYGGLSGQSVRHAEWMIELSRAFATNPDRPIWLQEVGAPSLNLTPAEMPQFCTRTVAEALTTEHLYGITWWCSHDVSRTLGDYKDLEYSLGLLDTGNAVTPVGRAFADAVAAARAEPATPARRTHAVVVEVDADDVPLDRGGLGPGGAVFEAWHAAAERGERLGVATRRASGDPAPGEAEIIER; this is encoded by the coding sequence GTGCCCGCTCTGCCCGACGCCTCGCCGACCGCCCCGACCCCGCGCTTCGGGGCGAACTGGGTCCCCTCCCACGACTGGATGTTCCAGTGGATGGCCATCGAGCCCGACGCCGTGCGCCGCGACTTCGAGGCCCTCGCCGGCCTGGGCCTGGACCATGTGCGGGTGTTCCCGCTGTGGCCGGTGCTGCAGCCCAACCGGACCCTGATCCGCGCCCGCGCGCTCGATGACATCCGGCTGGTGGCCGACCTCGCGGCCGAGCTCGGCCTGGACATCAGCGTGGACGTGATCCAGGGACACATGTCCGGCTTCGACTTCGTCCCTGCGTGGCTGGTGAACTGGCACGAGGGGAACATGTTCACCGACCCCGCCGCGGTGCAGGCCCAGGCGGACCTGGTCGCTGCCGTCTACGACTGTGTGCGGGACGCCCCGAACCTGATCGGTCTGACTCTCGGCAACGAGCTCAACCAGTTCCAGCCGCCCAACCCGGCCGCCATGCCCGCTGACACCTCCCAGGTGACGCACTGGCTCACCTCGCTGCTGGAGGCGCCGCGCGACCCGGAGCCCGGCCACCTCATCACCCACAGCGAGAACGACCACCTCTGGTATCGCGACGGCCACCCCTTCGTGCCCACGCACGCCTCCCGCCTGGGTGACGTGACCACGGTGCACTCATGGATCTTCAACGGCACGGCAGCGCGATACGGGGGCCTGTCGGGCCAGTCGGTGCGGCACGCGGAGTGGATGATCGAGCTCTCCCGCGCGTTCGCCACCAACCCTGATCGACCGATCTGGCTGCAGGAGGTGGGCGCACCCTCGCTCAACCTGACGCCGGCGGAGATGCCGCAGTTCTGCACGCGCACGGTCGCCGAGGCCCTGACCACCGAGCACCTGTACGGCATCACCTGGTGGTGCTCGCACGACGTCTCGCGCACGCTCGGCGACTACAAGGACCTCGAGTACAGCCTCGGGCTGCTCGACACCGGCAACGCGGTCACCCCGGTGGGGCGCGCGTTCGCCGACGCCGTTGCCGCGGCCCGGGCCGAGCCGGCCACGCCGGCGCGGCGCACTCACGCCGTGGTGGTCGAGGTGGACGCCGACGACGTCCCGCTGGACCGCGGCGGGCTCGGCCCGGGCGGCGCTGTCTTCGAGGCCTGGCACGCAGCCGCCGAGCGCGGCGAGCGGCTCGGCGTGGCCACCCGCCGCGCGAGCGGGGACCCGGCACCCGGTGAGGCTGAGATCATCGAGAGATGA
- a CDS encoding alanine racemase, producing the protein MTTLGPQHKSFPSRTWGLELDDLASLGLRVSDLSTPLVTLSADALRHNTDRMARWAQESGVQLAPHGKTTMAPALWQMLLDAGAWGITVATGWQAQVALTHHVPRVMIANEVLDPHLLGWLASAAHAGRVVLWCDSLAGVEAAERAAAAAGGSLEVIVDLGGTEGRTGVRSVPEALTVAEAVLAAGHLRLVGSGGYEGALAHDRGAASLAEVRTWCARLAGLHEQLLERFETDNPILTASGSLYFDVVGAALAGASGTSGTASTVVLRPGAAQIHDHGHYGHLSPLAADTDPLRPAALGWARVVSAAEPGLVVLDGGKRDFAYDLVLPDLRGRDGAPLPDLEVSALNDQHTLVRTPPGAGPAIGEVVRLGMSHPCTILDKWRLLPLIEEAGSEDPLVVGAVETWF; encoded by the coding sequence ATGACCACTCTCGGCCCGCAGCACAAGTCCTTCCCTTCCCGCACGTGGGGCCTCGAGCTCGACGACCTCGCCTCGCTGGGGCTGCGCGTCTCGGACCTGTCCACCCCACTGGTGACCCTCAGCGCCGACGCGCTGCGCCACAACACCGACCGGATGGCCCGCTGGGCGCAGGAGAGCGGCGTGCAGCTCGCCCCCCACGGCAAGACGACGATGGCACCGGCGCTGTGGCAGATGCTGCTCGACGCCGGCGCCTGGGGCATCACCGTGGCCACCGGATGGCAGGCGCAGGTGGCGCTGACCCACCACGTGCCCCGGGTGATGATCGCCAACGAGGTACTCGACCCCCACCTGCTCGGCTGGCTCGCGAGCGCCGCGCACGCGGGCCGCGTGGTGCTGTGGTGCGACAGCCTCGCCGGGGTCGAGGCCGCCGAGCGCGCGGCGGCGGCCGCCGGTGGGTCGCTGGAGGTGATCGTCGACCTGGGCGGAACGGAGGGCCGCACCGGGGTCCGGAGCGTGCCCGAGGCACTCACGGTCGCCGAGGCCGTCCTGGCCGCCGGGCACCTGCGGCTGGTGGGCAGCGGCGGCTACGAAGGAGCGCTCGCCCACGACCGCGGCGCCGCCTCGCTGGCGGAGGTCCGCACCTGGTGCGCCCGGTTGGCCGGGCTGCACGAGCAGCTGCTCGAGCGCTTCGAGACCGACAACCCGATCCTGACCGCTTCGGGCAGCCTGTACTTCGACGTCGTCGGCGCTGCGCTCGCAGGTGCGTCGGGCACGTCGGGAACGGCGAGCACCGTGGTCCTGCGCCCCGGTGCGGCACAGATCCACGACCACGGCCACTACGGGCACCTGTCCCCGCTCGCTGCCGACACCGATCCGTTGCGGCCGGCCGCGCTCGGGTGGGCACGGGTGGTCTCGGCCGCCGAGCCGGGGCTGGTGGTCCTGGACGGCGGCAAGCGCGACTTCGCCTACGACCTCGTCCTTCCCGATCTGCGGGGGCGCGACGGCGCCCCGCTGCCGGACCTGGAGGTGAGCGCACTGAACGACCAGCACACCCTGGTCCGGACCCCGCCCGGGGCGGGCCCGGCGATCGGTGAGGTGGTCCGGCTGGGTATGAGCCACCCGTGCACCATCCTGGACAAGTGGCGGCTGCTGCCGCTCATCGAAGAAGCCGGCAGCGAGGATCCGCTCGTGGTCGGCGCCGTGGAGACGTGGTTCTGA
- a CDS encoding TPM domain-containing protein, whose amino-acid sequence MNRTISRLLALAATTFMLTTVTAGPSLAEEPLRVAGHVEDLTSEEVLSGGAAEIEAATERLAEETDLDLFVVYVDSFDGMSRQDWATETAIASDLGVNDALLAVAVEDRAYATSYDDAFPLSESQTDRVEADAEDYLAADDWTGAAVALADGLRSEAAGGGGASAIWWLLGAGLVIILVVVVIRSWLRSRRRRQAVAAGGGPGGRPAGPATPPPPPGSPEAELAGVPVAELEQRAGSALVALDDAVRSSEQELAFAEAQFGLQAIQRFRGAVESSKKQLGEAFAVQNRLERSAATSEAQRRSDLIRILTLCEEADRTLDEQAEGFAELRDMQARAPQALDEIEQRAQEIADTIPPAEHALNQLRATYPATALESVAKAPEQARHLLTAAEEAVRAGRERLAAEERNAAVAYVRTAEDALGQAVALVESVHQGSLQLAEARSRLEPALASIRADLVDAERLARGDSRVQGILPRANAAIEQAQLARETGDPIAALAEITAAEDALDEALAPHRQEVEHRQRAAAKIPTGMQRAEDLVRSVNSYIETHRGAVGAQARTRLAEATDMLGQARADRDSDPARTIDRLNRAWQAASQARDLAHADVRRWEAGHDDGYGGFGGSTSGRSGYGHRGGGIDVGSLILGGILGEVFDNDHRGGFGGFGGGFSGGFGGSRSRGGGGGFGGGFGGGGSRGRGGGGRF is encoded by the coding sequence GTGAACCGCACCATCTCGCGCCTGCTGGCGCTCGCCGCCACCACCTTCATGCTGACGACCGTGACGGCGGGGCCGAGTCTGGCGGAGGAACCGCTGCGTGTGGCAGGTCACGTGGAGGACCTCACCTCCGAGGAGGTGCTGAGCGGGGGTGCGGCCGAGATCGAGGCCGCCACCGAGCGGCTGGCCGAGGAGACCGACCTGGACCTGTTCGTGGTCTACGTCGACTCCTTCGACGGCATGAGCCGGCAGGACTGGGCCACCGAGACCGCGATCGCTTCGGACCTGGGCGTCAACGACGCGCTGCTGGCCGTCGCGGTCGAGGACCGTGCGTACGCCACCTCCTATGACGACGCGTTCCCGCTCTCCGAGAGCCAGACCGACCGGGTCGAGGCCGACGCCGAGGACTACCTCGCCGCCGACGACTGGACCGGGGCCGCCGTCGCGCTCGCCGACGGGCTGCGCAGCGAGGCCGCCGGGGGTGGGGGCGCGAGCGCGATCTGGTGGCTGCTCGGCGCCGGGCTGGTGATCATCCTCGTCGTGGTGGTGATCCGGTCCTGGCTGCGTTCGCGCCGCCGCAGGCAGGCCGTGGCTGCCGGCGGTGGCCCGGGCGGGAGGCCGGCGGGACCGGCCACCCCTCCCCCGCCGCCGGGTTCACCCGAGGCCGAGCTGGCCGGGGTGCCCGTGGCCGAGCTGGAGCAGCGCGCCGGCTCGGCTCTGGTGGCCCTGGACGACGCCGTCCGCAGCTCCGAGCAGGAGCTCGCCTTCGCCGAGGCCCAGTTCGGGCTGCAGGCGATCCAGCGGTTCCGCGGCGCGGTGGAGAGCTCGAAGAAGCAGCTCGGTGAGGCGTTCGCGGTCCAGAACCGGCTCGAGCGCAGTGCCGCCACGAGCGAGGCCCAGCGCCGCAGTGACCTGATCCGCATCCTCACGCTGTGCGAGGAGGCCGACCGCACCCTCGACGAGCAGGCCGAGGGCTTCGCCGAGCTGCGGGACATGCAGGCCAGGGCTCCGCAGGCCCTGGACGAGATCGAGCAGCGGGCGCAGGAGATCGCCGACACGATCCCGCCCGCCGAGCACGCCCTGAACCAGCTGCGCGCCACCTACCCGGCCACGGCGCTGGAGTCGGTGGCCAAGGCGCCCGAGCAGGCACGTCACCTGCTCACCGCCGCCGAGGAGGCGGTGCGCGCAGGCCGCGAACGGCTCGCCGCGGAGGAGCGCAACGCCGCCGTCGCCTACGTCCGCACGGCCGAGGACGCACTCGGCCAGGCGGTCGCCCTGGTGGAGTCGGTGCACCAGGGCAGCCTGCAGCTGGCCGAGGCCCGATCCCGGCTGGAGCCGGCGCTGGCCTCCATCCGGGCTGACCTGGTCGACGCCGAGCGGCTCGCGCGGGGCGACTCCCGCGTGCAGGGGATCCTCCCCCGGGCGAACGCCGCGATCGAGCAGGCGCAGCTCGCCCGCGAGACCGGGGACCCGATCGCGGCCCTGGCGGAGATCACCGCCGCCGAGGACGCCCTCGACGAGGCGCTGGCACCCCACCGCCAGGAGGTCGAGCACCGCCAGCGGGCAGCGGCGAAGATCCCGACCGGGATGCAGCGCGCGGAGGACCTCGTGCGCTCGGTGAACTCCTACATCGAGACCCACCGGGGCGCCGTCGGTGCTCAGGCACGCACGCGCCTGGCCGAGGCCACCGACATGCTCGGGCAGGCCCGCGCCGACCGGGACTCCGACCCGGCCCGCACCATCGACCGGCTCAACCGGGCGTGGCAGGCCGCCTCCCAGGCGCGCGACCTCGCCCATGCCGATGTGCGCCGATGGGAGGCCGGCCACGACGACGGCTACGGCGGGTTCGGCGGGTCCACCTCCGGACGCAGCGGCTACGGCCACCGCGGTGGAGGGATCGACGTCGGCTCGCTGATCCTGGGCGGCATCCTCGGTGAGGTCTTCGACAACGACCATCGGGGCGGCTTCGGCGGGTTCGGGGGCGGCTTCAGCGGCGGGTTCGGCGGGAGCCGGTCCCGCGGGGGCGGCGGGGGCTTCGGAGGCGGGTTCGGAGGCGGCGGTAGCCGCGGACGAGGAGGTGGCGGCCGCTTCTGA
- a CDS encoding type 1 glutamine amidotransferase, with protein sequence MTQTPSPTRPAPVVTVIQHQDEVPLGLLAGTLTDLEVRLVRPDAGDPLPEVGDLEALIVLGGTMAAVDDADHPWLPAVRGLLAEAVQRDVPTLAICLGAQMLAVAAGGQLTVSAPTGPERGVVEVRMRPDAWSDPVLGAVTETLGRDVPVPAMHSDAVTVLPRSATWLASSMQYPYQAFRLRSALGLQFHPEADEATMRRWALAEGLDPNEVAAGYARHTEHLTRLATQIGAAFSAQVHQRAAVSALVG encoded by the coding sequence GTGACCCAGACCCCTTCCCCCACACGGCCTGCCCCCGTCGTCACGGTGATTCAGCACCAGGACGAGGTGCCCCTGGGCCTGCTCGCCGGGACGCTGACCGATCTCGAGGTGCGCCTGGTGCGCCCCGACGCCGGCGACCCGCTGCCCGAGGTGGGTGACCTCGAGGCGCTGATCGTGCTGGGAGGCACGATGGCAGCCGTCGACGACGCCGACCACCCGTGGCTGCCCGCGGTGCGCGGTCTGCTCGCCGAGGCGGTCCAGCGGGACGTGCCGACGCTGGCCATCTGCCTCGGCGCGCAGATGCTCGCCGTCGCCGCCGGCGGTCAGCTCACCGTCTCGGCGCCCACCGGCCCCGAGCGCGGCGTGGTCGAGGTGCGGATGCGCCCTGACGCCTGGTCCGACCCGGTCCTGGGCGCCGTCACCGAGACGCTCGGGCGGGACGTGCCGGTGCCGGCGATGCACAGCGACGCCGTCACCGTGCTGCCCAGGAGCGCCACCTGGCTGGCCTCCTCGATGCAGTACCCCTACCAGGCCTTCCGCCTGCGCAGCGCCCTCGGCCTGCAGTTCCATCCGGAGGCGGACGAGGCGACCATGCGCCGGTGGGCGCTGGCCGAAGGGCTCGATCCCAACGAGGTCGCCGCCGGATACGCCCGTCACACCGAGCACCTGACGAGGCTGGCCACGCAGATCGGCGCGGCCTTCTCCGCGCAGGTCCACCAGCGCGCGGCGGTCTCAGCGCTCGTCGGCTGA
- a CDS encoding acetylesterase, protein MTDHEARTPADLTGVPGLLDLARSRGPLFGSDAPTGAQIRQRLTASLGLWAHEQTPAARELATWTRDGVTGVELEWETGVGAPARGRLLRPAGESGPLPGVAVLHCHGGAKYYGREKVADGPDPTPEAVRRIREELYGGRAIADDLARRGYTVLAHDAFGWGSRRIPVSSMPARTRAVAGLQLARADREAQRQGRELDESDTYDAFAGPHEDAMAKLLGVLGTSWGGMVAREDLMAVDLLARRADVHDGGVAVVGLSGGGARTALLTALSDQVRAAAVLCMMAGFEEVLDGFVHGHTWMMMNPGIGRVADWPDIAAAAAPRPLLVGYGERDALFPLAGMRAAHARIAARYAQAGAPECYRGEFVDAPHELGPDLQARVWQFLDETMGASADER, encoded by the coding sequence ATGACCGACCACGAGGCGCGCACGCCCGCCGATCTCACCGGCGTGCCCGGGCTGCTCGACCTCGCGCGTTCGCGCGGCCCGTTGTTCGGCTCCGATGCTCCGACCGGCGCCCAGATCCGGCAGCGACTGACCGCGAGCCTCGGGCTCTGGGCACACGAGCAGACCCCGGCCGCCCGCGAGCTCGCCACCTGGACCCGCGACGGCGTCACCGGGGTGGAGCTGGAGTGGGAGACCGGCGTGGGCGCCCCGGCACGGGGCCGGCTGCTGCGCCCCGCCGGTGAATCCGGGCCACTGCCCGGGGTGGCGGTGCTGCACTGCCACGGCGGCGCCAAGTACTACGGCCGGGAGAAGGTCGCCGATGGCCCCGACCCGACGCCGGAAGCCGTGCGCCGGATCCGGGAGGAGCTGTACGGGGGCCGGGCGATCGCCGACGATCTGGCACGCCGCGGGTACACCGTGCTGGCCCACGACGCCTTCGGCTGGGGCAGCCGCCGGATCCCGGTCTCATCGATGCCGGCGCGCACCCGCGCCGTGGCCGGGCTCCAGCTCGCCCGCGCGGACCGGGAAGCGCAGCGGCAGGGCCGCGAGCTCGACGAATCGGACACCTACGACGCGTTCGCCGGCCCGCACGAGGACGCGATGGCCAAGCTGCTGGGCGTCCTCGGCACCTCCTGGGGCGGGATGGTGGCCCGCGAGGACCTGATGGCGGTGGACCTGCTCGCCCGGCGAGCGGACGTGCACGACGGCGGGGTCGCCGTCGTGGGCCTGTCCGGCGGGGGTGCACGCACGGCACTGCTGACGGCGCTCAGCGATCAGGTGCGGGCGGCGGCCGTGCTGTGCATGATGGCCGGGTTCGAGGAGGTGCTGGACGGCTTCGTGCACGGCCACACCTGGATGATGATGAACCCCGGCATCGGCCGGGTCGCGGACTGGCCGGACATCGCGGCGGCCGCCGCACCCCGGCCGTTGCTGGTCGGCTACGGCGAGCGCGACGCGCTGTTCCCGCTCGCCGGCATGCGCGCCGCCCACGCCCGCATCGCGGCCCGCTACGCCCAGGCCGGGGCGCCGGAGTGCTACCGCGGGGAGTTCGTCGATGCCCCGCACGAGCTGGGGCCCGACCTGCAGGCCCGGGTGTGGCAGTTCCTCGACGAGACGATGGGCGCCTCAGCCGACGAGCGCTGA